The Alosa sapidissima isolate fAloSap1 chromosome 8, fAloSap1.pri, whole genome shotgun sequence genome contains a region encoding:
- the LOC121714869 gene encoding tripartite motif-containing protein 16-like: MAEASPSNQDLFMCPICLDLLKDPVTILCGHSYCMGCIQNCWDQEDQKGVYSCPQCRQTFTPRPVLYKNNIFAELVEQLRKTRIQAATPAHYFAGPGDVECDVCTGRKLKAVKSCLDCLLSYCKTHFKAHNDLNPGRKHSVIDATGQLQERICSHHKKVFEIFCRTDQTCICYLCMMDSHKGHDTVLAAAERTDKQKQLGQTQRSFKKIIQEREKKLQELRKAVETLKSSAQTAVEDSERIFTEMIRSIERRRSEVKELIRAQEKAEVSRTEGLQKQLEQEIAELKRRDADLEQLSHTEDHIHFLKNFQPVSPLPHCKDLSSIYASQILPFEAVKKSVSTLKGQLEDFFKQEVMKISAAVSDVQAVFTEPVTRQEFLKYSCQFTLDPNTVFRYLHLSEGKRKVEWGVELQDPDHPERFDGYNQVLCREGASGRCYWEVEWSGEWVYIAVSYKSISRKGRGDECLFGHNDQSWSLHFTGSSSSFRHNKKETILPLVASNRIGVYVDHRAGTLAFYSISDTMTLLHRVQTTFTHTLYPGFKVGIRSSVKLL, translated from the exons ATGGCAGAAGCGAGCCCAAGTAACCAAGACCTTTTTATGTGTCCAATTTGTTTGGATTTACTAAAGGATCCTGTGACTATCCTATGTGGACACAGTTATTGTATGGGCTGCATTCAAAACTGCTGGGATCAGGAAGATCAGAAAGGAGTTTACAGCTGCCCCCAGTGCAGACAGACTTTCACTCCGAGACCTGTTCTAtacaaaaataatatttttgctGAACTTGTGGAGCAGTTAAGGAAGACCAGAATCCAAGCTGCTACTCCTGCTCACTATTTCGCTGGACCGGGAGATGTGGAGTGTGATGTCTGCACTGGGAGAAAACTCAAAGCGGTGAAGTCCTGTCTGGATTGTTTGTTGTCTTACTGTAAAACTCACTTCAAAGCTCACAATGACCTTAACCCAGGTAGAAAACACTCAGTGATTGATGCCACAGGCCAGCTACAGGAGAGGATCTGCTCCCATCATAAGAAAGTTTTTGAAATATTCTGCCGCACTGATCAAACTTGTATCTGCTATCTGTGTATGATGGACAGCCATAAAGGCCATGACACGGTCTTAGCTGCAGCAGAAAGGACGGACAAACAG AAGCAGTTGGGGCAGACTCAGAGAAGCTTCAAAAAGATTAtccaggaaagagagaagaagctGCAGGAGCTGAGAAAGGCTGTGGAGACTCTCAAG AGCTCTGCACAGACAGCAGTGGAGGACAGTGAGAGGATCTTCACTGAGATGATCCGCTCCATTGAAAGAAGGCGCTCTGAGGTGAAAGAGCTGATCAGAGCTCAGGAGAAGGCTGAGGTGAGTCGGACTGAAGGACTTCAGAAACAACTGGAGCAGGAGATTGCTGagctgaagaggagagatgcTGACCTGGAGcagctttcacacacagaggaccACATCCATTTCCTCAAG AATTTTCAGCCAGTCAGCCCTCTACCTCATTGTAAAGACTTATCCAGCATCTATGCCAGCCAAATTCTACCTTTTGAGGCCGTGAAGAAATCTGTCTCCACACTGAAGGGGCAGCTGGAGGATTTCTTCAAGCAGGAAGTTATGAAGATCTCTGCAGCAG tgTCTGATGTCCAGGCTGTTTTTACTGAGCCAGTAACCAGACAGGAGTTCTTGAAGT ACTCCTGTCAATTCACGTTGGATCCAAACACTGTATTCAGATACCTCCATCTGTCTGAGGGGAAGAGGAAGGTGGAATGGGGAGTTGAGCTGCAGGATCCTGATCATCCAGAGAGATTTGATGGGTATAACCAGGTGTTGTGTAGAGAGGGTGCGTCTGGACGCTGCTACTGGGAGGTTGAGTGGAGTGGGGAGTGGGTTTATATAGCAGTGTCATATAAAAGTATCAGCAGGAAAGGACGGGGCGATGAGTGTCTTTTTGGACATAATGATCAGTCCTGGAGTCTGCACTTCACCGGCTCCAGCTCCTCTTTCAGGCACAATAAGAAAGAGACTATTCTCCCTCTAGTGGCCAGCAACAGAATAGGAGTGTATGTGGACCACAGGGCAGGAACTCTGGCCTTCTACAGCATCTCTGACACAATGACCCTCCTGCACAGGGTCCAgaccacattcactcacacactctacccTGGGTTTAAGGTTGGCATTCGTTCATCAGTGAAGCTGTTGTGA
- the LOC121714877 gene encoding hydroxycarboxylic acid receptor 2-like, producing the protein MVWSVNVCCPYQGELLPRVLPPLIITEFLLGVLGNGLALWVFCWHMRPWKSSTVLLFNLALADFLLNAVLPFRASYYLYGLDWRFSDAFCRVFLFLVSLNRNGSIAFLTLIALDRYMRVLHPHHSLNSASVLKAVAVAMAVWVLTVALNAHLLTAPQHLAVGQATQCESFVVCLAADPASMWYKSVFMASFFIPLGLILVCSLRVISELRRRHLDRHGNMKQTLYSLAMVVVVFVVCFLPSNVAQILIWVRVWSKRTCDAVEVVNVVFYSTLTLTYLNSMLDPVVYYFSSPTFQQVCRRLVRLRSTEGMVDTGEDGTKDSSQGARQE; encoded by the coding sequence ATGGTGTGGTCAGTGAACGTCTGCTGTCCCTACCAGGGTGAGCTGCTCCCCAGAGTGCTGCCTCCCCTGATCATCACTGAGTTCCTGCTGGGCGTCCTGGGCAACGGCCTGGCCCTCTGGGTCTTCTGCTGGCACATGAGGCCCTGGAAGAGCAGCACCGTCCTCCTCTTCAACCTGGCCCTGGCCGACTTCCTCCTCAACGCCGTGCTGCCGTTTCGTGCCAGCTACTACCTCTACGGACTGGACTGGAGGTTCAGTGATGCCTTCTGTCGCGTCTTCCTCTTCCTGGTGTCCCTGAACCGTAACGGGAGCATCGCCTTCCTGACACTCATTGCCCTGGACAGGTATATGCGCGTGCTGCATCCCCATCACTCCCTCAACTCCGCCAGTGTCCTAAAGGCTGTGGCCGTCGCCATGGCAGTGTGGGTGCTCACCGTCGCCCTGAACGCCCACCTCCTGACAGCGCCACAGCACCTGGCGGTGGGACAGGCAACGCAATGCGAGAGCTTCGTGGTGTGTCTGGCTGCGGACCCCGCGTCCATGTGGTACAAGTCTGTGTTCATGGCCTCCTTCTTCATCCCCTTGGGTCTCATCCTCGTCTGCTCGCTCCGTGTCATTTCCGAGCTGAGGCGCAGACATCTGGATCGCCACGGCAACATGAAGCAGACCCTTTACTCCCTGgccatggtggtggtggtgttcgtCGTTTGCTTCCTGCCCAGCAACGTTGCGCAAATTCTGATCTGGGTTAGGGTGTGGTCAAAGAGGACATGCGACGCCGTGGAGGTGGTGAACGTGGTCTTCTACAGCACGCTGACCCTCACCTACCTCAACAGCATGCTGGACCCTGTGGTCTACTACTTCTCCAGCCCCACCTTCCAGCAGGTGTGTAGACGGCTGGTGAGACTCAGGAGCACGGAGGGGATGGTGGACACAGGGGAGGACGGGACTAAAGACAGCTCCCAGGGTGCCAGACAGGAGTGA